A window from Corynebacterium urogenitale encodes these proteins:
- the pepN gene encoding aminopeptidase N, with protein MTSTNLTRIEAAERFALISDVHYDISLDLSAGADMSHKTFGSTTTISFSSQEGSTFVDLRAPEVRSVVLDGAEITASAVPMNDDATYDATQGILLKDLSAGEHELVITADAAYSTTGEGLHRFEDPADGEVYMYTQFETADAKRVFACFDQPDIKATYDVSVTTPENWKVVTNNTVAEAPGAEPGTKTHTSSVDYQLSTYLIAFCVGPWFEVRDEWTGTITQHPETSPEAIAAAQERGAIITSGKMSVPLALYCRQSLAEFMDSDELFEVTKQGFNYYAEHFGVGYPFYKYDQIFCPEYNMGAMENAGCVTIRDEYIFRSAASHYQYERRADTILHELAHMWFGDLVTMKWWDDLWLNESFATWSAAMSQAGATKYDTAWVTFANKEKAWAYSQDQLSSTHPVFSDASDIVTVDANFDGITYAKGASVLKQLAAYVGLEEFFAGIRAHFATHAWSNATFDDLLGALERTSGRDLSSWADQWLKTTGINTLAPEFEIAEDGTYSAFTVTQSGAQPGEDETRTHRIAVGVYSINESTGAVERTARAELDIEGDRTEVTEFVGIQAGDLVLVNDDDLAYAFIGLDEKSLATATEKIDKITDPMPRSLIWSAAWQMTRNAQMRARDFVALVARGAAAETELAVLEQLLLQAKAAVSRYADDEWADTEGWEQLRTALLEGLGSTTGQAQLAFARAYAGAKHSAESAQVLRVLLGEDATAAAGTAAEGKSAAEIAPGLTVDHDLRWALIIALSGAARATGESSDAVEARIAAELQQDTSSTGAMLAVQARAAVPTEETKQRVWNDLTVKGPELSNLYLRHAMAGFTHVGHGDLLEPYGAKYVEVAPALWESLSPEMALRTLEGIYPDWDHTESTDAAVAELVEAADTPAGLRRTLKEGRDRVARAKAAQAFDRG; from the coding sequence ATGACTTCCACGAACTTGACACGTATTGAGGCAGCAGAACGCTTCGCGCTGATCAGCGACGTCCATTACGACATTTCCTTGGATCTGTCCGCGGGCGCCGACATGTCTCACAAGACTTTCGGTTCCACAACCACCATCAGCTTTAGTTCCCAGGAGGGTTCGACCTTCGTGGATTTGCGGGCGCCGGAGGTGCGCAGCGTCGTCCTCGATGGTGCGGAGATCACGGCATCCGCCGTTCCGATGAACGACGACGCCACGTATGACGCCACCCAGGGCATTTTGCTGAAGGATCTCAGCGCTGGCGAGCATGAACTCGTCATCACTGCTGATGCCGCCTACTCCACCACCGGAGAGGGGCTGCACCGCTTCGAGGATCCTGCCGATGGCGAGGTGTACATGTACACCCAGTTCGAGACTGCGGATGCCAAGCGTGTCTTCGCGTGCTTTGATCAGCCAGATATTAAGGCGACCTACGACGTGTCAGTGACTACCCCAGAGAATTGGAAGGTCGTCACCAACAACACCGTGGCCGAAGCACCTGGCGCTGAGCCGGGCACGAAAACTCACACGAGCTCCGTGGACTACCAGCTATCCACTTACCTCATCGCGTTTTGCGTGGGCCCGTGGTTCGAGGTGCGCGACGAATGGACCGGCACCATCACGCAGCATCCGGAGACTTCTCCGGAGGCTATTGCCGCCGCTCAGGAGCGTGGTGCGATTATCACCTCCGGCAAGATGAGCGTGCCACTGGCGCTGTACTGCCGGCAGTCACTTGCTGAGTTCATGGACTCCGATGAGCTGTTTGAGGTCACGAAGCAGGGTTTCAACTACTACGCGGAGCACTTCGGCGTTGGCTACCCGTTTTACAAGTACGACCAGATCTTCTGCCCTGAATACAACATGGGTGCGATGGAGAACGCAGGCTGCGTGACCATTCGCGACGAGTACATCTTCCGCTCGGCGGCGTCCCACTACCAGTACGAACGTCGCGCAGACACTATCCTCCACGAGCTGGCCCACATGTGGTTCGGCGATCTGGTCACCATGAAGTGGTGGGATGACCTGTGGCTCAACGAGTCCTTTGCCACCTGGTCTGCGGCGATGAGCCAGGCTGGTGCGACGAAGTACGACACCGCATGGGTCACCTTCGCCAATAAGGAGAAGGCCTGGGCATACAGCCAGGACCAGCTCTCCTCCACCCACCCCGTGTTCAGCGATGCCTCCGATATCGTCACCGTGGACGCTAACTTCGATGGCATCACCTATGCCAAGGGCGCCAGCGTGCTCAAGCAGCTCGCAGCCTACGTGGGCCTCGAGGAGTTCTTTGCGGGAATCCGCGCCCACTTCGCCACCCACGCCTGGAGTAACGCGACCTTCGACGATCTTCTGGGCGCCCTGGAGCGCACCAGTGGCCGTGACCTCTCCAGTTGGGCCGACCAGTGGTTGAAGACCACCGGCATCAATACCCTCGCACCGGAGTTTGAGATTGCCGAGGACGGCACCTACTCTGCCTTCACCGTCACCCAGTCCGGCGCACAGCCCGGTGAAGATGAAACCCGCACCCACCGCATTGCCGTGGGCGTGTACTCCATTAACGAGTCAACAGGCGCCGTCGAGCGCACCGCCCGTGCGGAGTTGGACATCGAGGGCGATCGCACCGAGGTCACTGAGTTCGTCGGCATCCAGGCGGGCGACCTTGTGCTCGTTAACGACGATGACCTGGCCTACGCCTTCATCGGTCTGGATGAGAAGTCCCTGGCAACGGCGACTGAGAAGATCGACAAGATCACCGATCCAATGCCACGCTCCCTCATCTGGTCCGCCGCCTGGCAGATGACCCGCAACGCCCAGATGCGCGCCCGCGACTTCGTGGCGCTCGTCGCCCGTGGCGCGGCTGCGGAAACTGAGTTGGCAGTGCTGGAGCAGCTTCTCCTGCAGGCTAAGGCTGCGGTGAGCCGCTATGCCGACGACGAGTGGGCTGACACCGAAGGATGGGAGCAGCTGCGTACCGCACTGCTCGAGGGCCTGGGTTCCACCACTGGCCAGGCGCAGCTTGCTTTCGCCCGCGCCTACGCCGGCGCGAAGCACTCCGCAGAATCCGCGCAGGTCTTGCGCGTGCTGCTGGGCGAGGATGCCACCGCTGCTGCCGGCACCGCTGCCGAAGGAAAGTCCGCAGCGGAGATCGCACCGGGTCTGACCGTAGACCACGACCTGCGCTGGGCGCTGATCATCGCCCTGTCCGGCGCTGCCCGCGCAACCGGCGAATCTTCGGACGCAGTGGAGGCTCGCATCGCCGCCGAGCTGCAGCAGGACACTTCCTCCACCGGTGCGATGCTGGCCGTCCAGGCGCGCGCCGCCGTGCCGACCGAAGAGACGAAGCAGCGCGTGTGGAACGACCTCACAGTGAAGGGTCCCGAGCTGTCCAACCTGTACTTGCGCCACGCAATGGCTGGCTTTACCCACGTGGGCCACGGCGATCTACTGGAGCCATACGGCGCCAAGTACGTCGAGGTCGCCCCAGCCCTGTGGGAGTCCCTCTCCCCTGAAATGGCACTGCGCACCCTCGAGGGCATCTACCCTGACTGGGATCACACCGAAAGCACGGACGCCGCTGTTGCTGAACTGGTCGAAGCCGCTGACACCCCAGCCGGCCTGCGCCGCACCCTGAAGGAAGGACGCGACCGTGTGGCCCGCGCCAAGGCTGCACAGGCATTCGACCGTGGCTAA